Part of the Streptococcus ilei genome is shown below.
CACAACATGAGCAACCTTTTCGACGTTGTTGATTCCAACAGGTACAACCACAAAATTGTCTTCCCTGATTGATTCATCCTCACAAATATAGGCGTACTCCTCACCAAACTCTGAGAAAGTGACTATTGCAACTCTATAAACTACATCTGATGAATTTGAATCAGTTTCTTGATCAGTTAGCTCCTTCTCTTTACTATCTAAATCTATCCACTTATAGAAAGTATAACGATTTGGATTCTCATCCTCACCGAATACCATCAAACTATGACAATTTGGACATTGCCAGGCATAGTATGAAGCATCAGAAATATCATAATAATCAATCTTATTATTTTCATCTGCGGTATCCGTTATCTCTTCCCATAACTCATCCGAGAATACTGAAAAAGCATTCGGGTCTGGAGCAGCATGGTTATTCATTGGATATCCGCATTGACAAGTCCACTTACCCATAATATAACTCCTACAGCTAGTAACCAATCATACCGTTTATCGTTTTAGCCTATTATACCACGAAACCACACAAAAACCGCAACCTTTCGATTGCAGTCTCCTACAAGTCAACTTCTCTTCCTTCAAGGAAAGTTATTACAATTTGTCCAGCTTCTGAAATACTGATGTGGTTGAGAACTTGATTTATGATAACTCCATCCTCCAAGAAATTTTGAAATAGATTGATAGCATGGCAGGCTATAGTATCTAGAAACCCAACTTCAACTATTACTCTGATACTTCCCCTCTATTCGAATAAAGAAGCTACTTCAAGGCTTTTCATTTTTCCTTTTGTTACAAGGGTTTTACGCTTTTACCTACCGTTTCGTCGTACACTCCTTACTCTGACAAACAGTGATTTACTTAATTGAAATCCACTCTACTTTTGAGAGACAGGTTATGTGTTCTGTGCGAAGAACATCTTCCAATGCACATGGAACCTTCTCTCTTGTATGATGATAACGGAACCCACATTTTTCCTGAACTCTCTGTGACTTTGTATTGCCGTCAAAATAACCGCACCACAATTTCTCCAGATTCAAGTCATCAAATCCATGTCTCATTATCTCACGAACTGCTTCTGGTATAAGCCCCTGACCCCAATACGGAACTCCTATCCAGTAACCAATCTCCGCCTCAGTATCAGGAATCCCTTTATCACTTGCAGAGCCAATCATCAAACCTATGCTCCCCACTGGCTGCATCGTTTCTTTTAAAACGATAGCGTATGTCTCGGGTGCGGAAAAAACACTTTTAATAATCTCTCTGCTATTTTCAACACTAGTATGTACAGGCCGGTCCAACCTCTGGATTACTGGCATATTGAAATAAATCACTGGCGTCTTTTTCTTCCCAGGGACGAAGAATCAATCTTTCTGTTTTTAAAATCATCTTTCTCTCCTTAAATTCCAACTGTTTGTAACATTGCTTAAGATGAAAGTTCTTATTTTTTCTTTGGTTTTGGCGCAGGTAACTCATCATACATTGAATTAAATAAGCCGGTTAAATATTCTTTGTTGTCAACATCATCTACTAATAGCATTTCCTTTGCACCTTCATACGGAAATTCGTATTCTACATTCGGCATATATGCTATTGCAGATTTAACAGGCTTCACTAAAAATCTATCATCATAAATTCCACCCACAATTTTTCCGCGATAATAAACAATATATTCGCCCATCATTGATCTATATGTTATTTCTTCCAAATCGGATAGTTGTTCTAAAATGAAATTTAAATATTCTTTACTTGAAGCCATTTTTTCTACCTGCTTTACTTACTAATTCTATTACTAGCCAATATCGTATAAATTAAATAACCAATAAAAATAACATAGCAGTCAGTCTTACAACTTACTACTTTTCATATGATAATTTACAAATGTTTTTCCAGCCACTCGATCTTTTTAAAATCCTTATTGTTATTTTGTTCATTTCGATAGGAGTCTTGAGAAGAAGCTTTGTAAATACTTAGATACTGCTCCAGACTTGGAAGACGAAAAGTGATTCCTTCAATGTGAATAAGATCTATATCCGATTCCGAAACTCCTGCAAAATCAGGTAAGGAATCGATACTTCCAAATTCAACACTCACTCGATCCTTTTGGAATTCATGCTCATGAATATCTATTAAGACGTAGCCTAAGTCTTTCATCACTTTCATTATCTTGTCCCAGTCATAAATTCTGAGATGATCAGGTGCTTCCCAACCTCTAGGGTCACCAGGCACATGAATGTCAATGTCAGACGGCCCCCAATTTTCTTTCGTTCTAAACTCCAATCCCAAAGAACCCATCAGTGTCGGTATAATTCCGACTCGATTTAAATGGAAACAAATGGTTTTAAATTCTTCAAATAAGAGACTCATGTTTACTCTAAACCTTTCATCTAAATGTTCGTTTACACTTTAGTTACCTAAATCAAGATTTAGATAATGAAAACTAGTCAATTTTCTCAATAATATTTCCAAGTTTATCTAATACAAGACAGGAATGATCATTTAGTGGAATTATGGGAACATTAACGAGTTCTTCAGCTTTATCCCTATTAGCTTTATCATTCCATGAATCGTAATGGACACTAATTAAAAACTGATTAAAGAGTCCTAATCCATCTTTTATCTTTATCTGATGATCTGAATTATCATTTGGTGAGACATAGACTTTTTCTCCTAATAATAGGGCTCCTGCAGAAAATCCTATAATTTTCGCCTCTTTTTTAAGCATATGATCGATATATTTTTTGAACTCCTGATTGACATAAGTAGCTATATATTTTTCCGTATTTCCACCACCGATAATAATTAGATCAGCATCTAGATAGCTATCAAAATCAATCTGCTCAGTGTCCAGGAGCAGGTAATCAACGTTTAGATTAGGAAAATGACTTTGAAAAACTTCCGTGTACTTTTTCATGTACGGTTCCCAATTTTCACGAAAAACTGTAAAAATGATAATTCTTTCGATCTTCCTTGATGACACAGTTTTATTAACAATCGTATGGTTCTTTATCGGCGGATTCCCACCCATCAAAAAAATTTGTTCTTTCAAGTTATCACACTTTCTAAAGATACATAAATGTTGGCCACGTTCTGAAATTATAATTTTTTCTTAAAATGAATAATTCTATTTGCCTCCTGAAATCCAATATTGAGATGAAATCTTATAGAATCGGTATTCGTTAAAGTACAGTCACTTGCAAATTCCTTACATCCTTTATTTTTCGCCCATTCCTCACATTTTGTACAGAGATTTTTAGCAATATCCTTTAAACGATATTCCTCGTCGACAATAATCCCTTCTAAGAATCCAACAGGACTATATTTACAACCTTCAACATAATCAAATCTGAGTGAACATAGTGCTAGACCTACAATTGTGTCACCTTCAACTTCAGTAAAGATTGCAGTATTTTTGCCATTCGTATATTTTTTTACTTCATCAATAGCTTCTTTATCGGTCAATTGGGGCCATAATTGTTTCATTAGTTTAGCCGTTTTTATAGAATCATTTGTTATTCCATCCATATTGATGTTCCTCCGCAAATTACAAGCAAATGTTTCGAATCATGCTGTTACTTTGTTACTCATTAATTGATACCAATACCATCCCTTTCTACTTTTCGACTGTCTCAGATAGGAAGAGCAGAGCCACGCACTCAGCGGTTCGGACTTACCGTATCATTTCGTCGGTTTCTCTCCTCTTTCTACGAGTCCTATCCCATGGGCAGAACATCTTCTTCTACTTCGCTGATGCCTCAGCTCGGACAAGCAGTGGTACGGCCTCAGCATGAAACGAGCGAACACTAATTATGCCAGGTAATCTTGTCTGTTCTATAAACTTTTTGACGATAGCATAAGGTTATCGTTAAATGGTATTACCTAGATAAACTGAGATTTTATTATTTCTTTTTCTTTGGTTTTGGTGCAGGTAACTCATCATACATTGAATTAAATAAGCCGGTTAAATATTCTTTGTTGTCAACATCATCTACCAATAGCATTTCCTTTGCTCCATCATATGGTAACTCATACTTTGCATTTGGCATGTATGCTATTGCGGATTTGACAGGCTTCACTAAAAATCTATCATCATAAATTCCACCAATGATTTTCCCACGATAATAAATTATATATTCACCCATCATTGCTCTATATGATATTTCTTCCAACTCGGATAATTGTTCTAAAATGAAATCTAAATATTCTTTACTTGAAGACATAATCTACACCTCCAAAATTTGCATTGGTCTACTGGATTTTTAATACTTATATTAGTTCAATATGGTGGGCCTTCCGTTTCTACTATGCTACTTCGTATCTCGTACAAGCAGTGATACCGCCTCAACATGCGCTGTTTCCTTTATTTGTACACTTTTTTTCGTCATCGGTTACGGCATTAAAACACAATTTATCGTTTTCTATTTTAGCATTCTTTCTTTTAGATTTGTAAGATTTTGCATCTTTAGTCGAAGAATCTCCCGTTTTAAAAATTATAGTCAACATTGCTGGATCAATTTCTCCATCAGAATTTATTCCGCCTACTATTATTTTTTCAACGATACTTTCAAAAATGTCCTTGTCAAACTCCGTCAAAGTCTTTTGTGAAGTTAAAATTTCTTTAAAATTCTCTAATCTACTTTTTATATCAACTTCTGATTTTAAAGTTACTTCTAAGTTTACTTTTTCTTCTAAAAGTTTTTCTTTCTCAATTTGTATTTGATTAAATTTATCTTCATATACAGAATCACTTATTTTTCCATCAAGATTCATTGAAACTAATTTTTCTTCTTTTTTGTACAACGAATTTAATTTACTAACTATCTTATTCAATTCCACTTTTAAGGTATCATCAGTAAGCTCTTCTTTTATAATTTCAAGAAAGTCTTCAGTTAGGTTATGATTTTCATAAAACAACTGTTGGTAGCTCTGTAAAAAAGCATTTTCTATGGCTTTTTCCTCTATTCCTTTACTATGAGTGCAATACTTTTTACCTCTCTTTATAGATGTTGTACAGTGCCAAATAATCTTTTTGTACTCTGAACTAGAGTGCCAACTTCTTCTAGACAGAACAGTACCACAAAAACCACATTCTAATCTACTGCTAAAAGGGTACATTCTTGAATATCTTTCTCGTTTACCTTTTGTATTTGCTATGGTTTTTTTGTTTCCTGATCTCCGTAATCTAATTTCTTGTGCCTGTGTAAAAATTTCTGGACTAATTATTGCATCATGATTATTTTTAATGTAGTATTTATCTTCTTCACCGAAATTTATTAAACGTCTCTTACTAATGGGGTCAACAGTGAAAGTTTTTCCCATTAGAATATCACCTTTATACTTCTCGTTTTTAATAATTCCTAAAACTGTTGTATCTTGCCAGTGATCAAGACCTCTAGGAGTTTTATAACCTAGTTCATCAAGTTCTCTAGCTATTGCCCTACCCCCAATACCATCAATGTATCGTTCAAAAATATAACGTACTATCTTGGCTTCTTTTTCATTTATTGATATCGACTTTGTATCTTGATTATAGTCATAACCAAGACAACCTTGAAAACCAATAAGTTCTCCACGTTGCATCTTCATTTTTAAACCTTTTTTAACATGGGCAGATGTATTTTCAACTTCCTGTTGAGCCACCGAACTCAATATCGTCAATAGCAACTCACCATCCATAGTTAAAGTATCAATATTTTCTTCTTCGAAAAATACACCAATTTGTTTATCTTTGAGCAAACGAACATATTTGAGAGTATCTAATGTATTTCTAGCAAAGCGAGCAATGGCTTTGGTAATGATATAGTCTATTTTTCCATCAAGGCAATCTGAAATTAATCTTTGAAAATCTTGTCTTTTTCCAACTTGAGTTCCTGAAATCCCTTCATCAGCATAAATGTCAACCAAATTCCAATCTTGGTGCTGTGATATATACTCTCTATAATGACGAACTTGAGAATCATAGCTATTTTTTTGATCATCACTATCGGAACTAACACGACAATATGCTGCTACTCTCCTCGATAAAGAACCACTATTATCATTTCTTCTAGTTACTAAAGGATTTGCTTTTATAATTTCAACGTTATTTGACATGGCTTAACCTCCTATTTATCTGCATTTATTTTACCGCAACCAATAAAAAAGGTCAGCTAATTTGTGTATATTTTACGCAGTTTCAGCTTTATTTTTTCATATTCTTTTTCACTAATAAGTTTTTTTAGGAATAATAGATTTAGCATCTCTAGCTCGACTATATAATTTTCTAAATTTGATTTCAAAAAATCACTTCCCTTTTATCTTTTATCTTTTATCAATCTCCTCCATGGCATGACTGATGAAGTCATCATAAGAATTTCACTTGCTGCTCTTTTACGGTGGCAGCCTGAACGGTCAGAAGTATCATTGTATATCATTTGTATCATGGCATATAAAGTATCGCTCTATTTTATTGATGGTTTTAAAATCGCTCTTGTCATGGCGAGCCATTCAAATCTGCTCCACAAATGAGGAAAGTACCATTTTGGACTATTCAATTGTCAAAGAACAAATAAAAAATCTCCTCATTTTCACACTCTATGAAATTGAGGAGATTATTTTCTAAAGCGAATTTTATCAGGAAAATCTGTCAATCCCAATAGATAGTCTGTACTGACATCGTAAAAGTTTGAGAGAGTTACCAATACATCTGCCGTCAAGGCATGCTCACCCCGTTCAATTTTAGCATAAGCTGAGTTTGTAAACGAAAGTATTTTAGCTATTTGTTTTTGGGTTAAATCGTGATCTTCCCTCAAATCTCTCAAACGTCTGTACATCTAGCTTTCTCCTGAGAAAAGTATAATATATAAAACTAAGAAATCTTTCAAAGTGTCTAAACTGGACATTTTGAACTAAAATTAATTTATTAAACACTTCTCATAAGCATATCTATTAACCGTCTGAGAGCAAAGATTTTATCAACTATTTAAAATTACTGGCTTTCAAAAATTAGTCTTATTGTAAAATAAAATGAAACACAAAAGACATGTTTATCTAATATATTATAGTCTCAAAAATATTACAAAATTATAGGAAAATGTTCACAAATCAATCATACAAGCACTTCTCTGAAGCTGAACAATACTAAATTTTAGTTTTATTTAAACAAAGGAAAAAACTGCTTATACTGCTCGTCGTTAGGATAGAAAACGTTCTATTTTTACTTGTAAAACTAATCGAGATTCTGTAATACCAGTGAAACAAATCAATGATAGAAGATCTACTGATAACAGTATTATGCAAATCCAATCTAGAATTTTCATTATCATTCTATAGAAGCTAGCTATTACTTGTAACTAAATAAGATTTAGCCTGACTTTCTGATAGAGTTCACATAGGTGAAGGAAGAAAAACCGAGGGGAAATAGTATGAAAACTTTTATTCACACTTATAAATTCCAACATTTTGATTCAGTTGTTTCTTAAATCAAGATGCTTTATGACTATATGCATCAAGAAAAGTTTATTTAATTACCTAGTGTTGTACAACTTTTTAATAAATCTACCAAGACTATATCTCCTAAAAATAACAAGGTGATAAAAATTTATGATGGAGTACAAGAAATTAATAATTGGATACGTTTCTGATATTGTGAACTAGATTCTGTTATTGCTTAAAATATGGTCAGTAAACCTTCTATTCTGATCTCAGTAGAGTGACAAACTTGCTATGCTATCTCAAGGAAACTCTTAGATAAGAAGGTAGAATATGTCAATCAAGATGTGTCATAACGCAAGAAACGGTATGTAATCAAATCATTACTACTGATAATTAAATCGAGTTTTCTTTACTCAATTAAATAAGAGGTATTAAAAATTTAATTTGCCCGTGCCTATTCATCCTATGGTCAGACATTCGATGAGAACTTCATCACTCCTTTACGTGACTTCGTTTCAAAAGCAAATTCACTCAAATAATTGAAATAAGATTTTATAGCGGATAGTACAAAAATATTTAACGAAAGCCTAGAAGAATTTATGGATATAAGTACTCGAAAAAGCTGCTTGAGTTGACTCAAACAGCTTGAAAGGATTAAATACTATGTTACACTTTATTCTACAAATGGGCTTTAGAATTTCTTTAACATTAGTAGAATAAAGAAAAATAGATAAGTCATCATAGGAACAATATATTTGCGAGGATGCTTCCATAGTTCCTTCTTTATGTTCCATTTCTTAATATACCAATACTTTTCTAAAAATAGATATAACGCACTCTCAAATAAAGTAAATATCCCTACCCATACTAAAAATATTATACTGTGTGAACTAGTAATATAGACAATTGCAATTAGAAAATTTATAAAAAGATAATAGTATAATAAACACCTTAGATACATATTGTAAAAAATATAAGATTTAGGTAGTGATCGCAAATGTATTCTTAATTGTGGCTCGCTAGAAATTAAACTAGTAAGAGGTGTATTAGTAGATGCTACAGTGAATAGTAATGGGATTTTTAAGTTTTCAGGTAGTTTTTGAAAATATAATATTAAAATAAATAATACTGAGGCGACAGTATTAAAATAAAAATATCTCTCTTTTACCAAATTTGAAACAAAATAATTTTTAAACTTTAAAAAATGATTTGTATTTGAAAAATCATCTAAATACAAAAAATTATCATCTCTTAAAATAAAAATCCACTCAATAGCAATCATGAACAAAAGCAAATAAATTGATTTCAGTAAGAGAAACAATGATAGTGAAATAAAAATATAAAGTAATGATAAAAGATTAGTCACTTTATTATTTAAAGCTCCAAAACACCTAACTAATCTAAAGCTACTCATAATAACAAAGAGGGAAGATAATATAGGTAATATCAAATTTATTAATTTTGCTTCACTAAAAAGAATGATTAACAATGACAATCTTTCGATTAGATTAGATGCAAACGCCACAAATATAAATTGGATATAAAACTTTGTGTTAGAAATAGGAAGTTGATAATATGCCTGGATTCTTTCTGATTTGAAATAAGATAAAAGTAGTTGCCAAGTACTTACTAAGGTAATTAGTGTTGCAGAAAATAAAAGATAGTTCGCATTGTTATGAGAAGGTATTAAATGTCGTATGAGTAAGACTAGTATTAAAGAAAATCCCAAAAAATAAAATCTTTTCCGTGAAAACAAATCTCTACATATGAATATCCATAACATTACAGATTTCCTCCTTATTTCCTGATGGACTCTAACCATTCAGACACATTTCCTTGGAATAAGTTTATGTGAGCATTTTCTAGAATATAAAGATAATCACAAACTCGTACGACACTCTCTGCAAAATGAGTACTCAACAGAACGGTACCATATTGCTTATACTCCAGTAACATCTTATATAAAAATTCCGTGGATTCGAAATCTAAACCGTCAAACGGTTCATCTAAAATCAATAAAGGTCTTCTAAGATATAATCCTACTATCAAGAAAACTTTCTTTTTATTACCAGTAGAAAGGTCTCTGATCTCTTTTTGGCAATACTCTTCAAATTTAAATCCGTTAACTAAAAACTCCAATCTTCTTCTTTCTATCGAACAATTATAAAGTTGACAGACCATTTCCAAATATTGCAAAAAAGTCCAGTTTAAAAAACTTTCACTTTCTGTAAATACTGTATACTTATTTTGTCGATAAAATTCTGAACTCAGCTGGACTTCTTTATCGAAAAACTTAAAATATTTCATAGTAAAAACATTATTGTTAAATACACTACTTAAAGTTTTAATTAACGTTGTTTTCCCAGCCCCGTTCTTTCCAATCAAACCATAGACTTTATTTTGATTCAAAATTAAATCAATGTTATCTAATATTTTACTATCTTTAACATATGCAAAATCCAACTTTTTTAGTTCTAATAGAGTTGTCAAATTATCTCACTCCTTTATACAGATATACTCCACCCACCATCATAAAAGCAACTGCATATAGATATTCTTTCATGAAAACAAACATAAATGCACCTACAAAAAAGCAAATAGCAATTGCGATTCTAAGTTTTTTGTTCATTGTTTAATTTCCTTTCTAAGATTATTGGTACAAGGTAGCTAAAAAGTAATAAACATGTGCAAACTATAGAAAATATATTTTTGTCAAATACAATATAATAAACTAATACCATCGGAAATATTATTGCTGAGAAATAATTAGTATTGAACTTTGTTAATTTACTAGAGATAAATGAAATAATTGCCAAAAAAACAAATGTTATCAAGTCTAATACACTAACACCCATAAGAAGGAAAGTCAATATAATTAAAACATATTTATATTTAATAACCAGCAACTTATATTTTATAATTATATAAGAAAAAGAAAATATAAGTATTAAAAAATTTAAGAAGTAATTTTTATAATATAAATTGATGAATGATGACGAAAAAGAAAAAGTGTTAAAATACATTATCAATGTGTACATCAGAATATTAGCATTTATCAGATAAATTAGATACTCAATTTGTTTATAGTTAGTTAAAGCAGATCTTGTAGATAAGATAGATAGTAGTACCTTTATATATTTCTGTTCACATAGAATTAATATTCCTCCTAACACTATAAAATCTCTGATTGTTATTTTAAATTCTAAATTGAAGTAACTATTAACTATATTTCTTAACGCTAATAGAACTAGGTTGATTAGAAATAGAATTGTTGCTTTTTTTTCATTTTTCTAAAACCTCCCAATTAAATTCTCTCCAAAAGTCTAATATATCAAGATTAAAACCAAAAAGATCAAATAAATAAATTGTCTGTTCTATAAATAATTGAGTATTAGTAAGTAGTAGCTGGTATCGCTTTAAGACATTATCTTTATTTTTTAGCATAAAATCAAAGACTTCGTAATCATCAAATGTGATCTCATAATTTTCTTTTGCCTCGTTGACATTAAAACAAAAATTTTCATTCGTTAATTTAAACACTTTTAAAATGGTTAACAATACTTTATAATCATAAAAATCTTTGAGTTGAATAGTATTAGAATCCTTCCAAATTATCGAATTCTTTTTTATATTAATAGTGGGATTTTTCATATATTTGCCGTTGTTTTTTGAGGAAAAATGAAATCGAATTTTTTTATAATTCATCTGTTGCATCATGTTTTTTAAAACTATTAAATCAAAGGCTTCAATAGTTCTAAGACTTCCTAAAACAATGTCAACGTCTGGTGTACTATCCGAATATAATTTTCTTTCTTCGTAAATAGTCTTTTTTTCGATCAAGAAGTCCTGTTCATTAAAATTTAAATCAAATATTAACTTATTGGTATTAACTGTCGATGCTGTATATATCAAAATAAATGTAATTCGATTCTTATTCGTTAGAGCGTTAAAAATATTCATTTTACTTTCATAATCATCAAACCACGACTTATTAGCTCTAACCCATAGATGTTCTAAAAGGTGTAAATACCCTTCCCTAATTGAACCATTAAAATTAAAAATTATTCTTTCAATAGTAACTTCTCCTAAATCTGAAACTGGTTTAATAAAAAACGTACAATCTTTCTTCATTACTTTCTCCTTATTATGCTTTTAAACACACTATTCTCCTGCTATTAAAAATTTTCACAATATCTTCGAATTTTATTTTATCGATTATTTCTAACAAAGTTGATACATTTGCATCAATTTTCAATAGCTGAAAAGGTAATAAGTAATGGTCTATTTGATATAAAGTTGTTGAAAATATTATTTCTTTCTTCAATCGACATTTAGCAAGTTCGAACTCGCCCTCAGTTAACTGAACATTGGTATACATGGTATCTAATCTAGAAATTTTATCTTCTGAATAACTTGTTATTAGTCCGATATAAACAACGTTCAAATCTTCATGAAACTTTGATACAGTTGTGTAACAAAGTCCTTGATTTCTAATCTCTGTTAAAACGCTATTTTGTGATTTAAAAATTTCTTCTAATAACTTAGCTGACAGCATATCTCCTAATTCTTTTATCTCTATATTATCACATAGGAAACCGACATACGTTAATTCTCCTTCTTTAATTATAATATTTTCTGTAGTTTCTAATTTAACTCTAGAATATTTTTTGACACTATAATTTTCCCATTTTAAAAAATTTTTTAAAAAGTATCCTAAGGACTCTTTTGTAGGAATAGAAGCATTTGCAGTTACTCCGTAGCAAGATATTGTACAATTAATGTTATCATCTTTTACCACCTTGTAAAGTTCAATTTCTTTATTATATAAAAAATCTAACATATCATAAATTTTATCTTTAGGAATATGATACATTGATTTTATATAAATAATTTCTGTCATTCTCCCATTACAACCGAGAGCAAAAATTGAAATTATTATTCCGTTTTCGATTCCAAATTTTATTAAATCATCCTTAAGTAACTTATGAATTTCTCTTAGTTTTTGTTTAATAAATAAATTAGGAATAGGTCTATAATATTTATAAGAAAAAAGATAATTACTCAATAACCTTCCCTCCCTTATATTGTTCCATAAACTTCTCTAATTTATTATAAGTTATCCAAGAACAATATTGTTCTGGTGCTTTATCTACATTACTTTCCAGTCCTTTCATGTAGCATCCAAAACAATTACTGTAATTTGGACAAGATTTAGAACAACCGTTTTCATCACTAGGGGGATAGATATTGCTAATTTTTTGATAAACATCATCAGAAAAAATCTCCTCCATACTGCCATCGTTTATATTTTTGAAAATTTTATTCTTAGGAAAGATAGGACAAGGTCTTAAATTACCATCTGCACCAATTAAAATAGTATTTGTTCCAGCACCACAATTAGAAGAAGATTTTAGATAATCCTCCGATTCGATAATTGGAATTAATGCTCTATACTTAAATACCGTCTCACTCAAATAACGTGAGTACTCTTTGGAAAATTTCGTACTACTATTTTTATTGAAGTCCGTACCTCTGCCAAAATTTTCTACAAAATTATAAACAAAAAGTTCCGCTCCTAACTCAATTGCAAGCTCAGCAAGTTTATCGACCTCCCACATATTTTCATCAAAAATAGAAGAAGCTACTCGTACATGTATTCCCGCTTCTGTCAGACGCCTAATATTTTTACAAGTACTCCTAAATGAGCCTCGCATACCTCTAAACTTATCATGTAATTCCTCTCTAACACTGTCTAAAGAAATACTCATAACTAATTTATCTTTGTTTTTCTCTAATAACGACAAGCTACTTTTCTTGAGTATTGTACCGTTTGTTAATAAGGCTACTCTACTAAACTCATTA
Proteins encoded:
- a CDS encoding TfoX/Sxy family protein, producing the protein MASSKEYLNFILEQLSDLEEITYRSMMGEYIVYYRGKIVGGIYDDRFLVKPVKSAIAYMPNVEYEFPYEGAKEMLLVDDVDNKEYLTGLFNSMYDELPAPKPKKK
- a CDS encoding phosphoribosylanthranilate isomerase — protein: MSLLFEEFKTICFHLNRVGIIPTLMGSLGLEFRTKENWGPSDIDIHVPGDPRGWEAPDHLRIYDWDKIMKVMKDLGYVLIDIHEHEFQKDRVSVEFGSIDSLPDFAGVSESDIDLIHIEGITFRLPSLEQYLSIYKASSQDSYRNEQNNNKDFKKIEWLEKHL
- a CDS encoding Type 1 glutamine amidotransferase-like domain-containing protein, whose product is MKEQIFLMGGNPPIKNHTIVNKTVSSRKIERIIIFTVFRENWEPYMKKYTEVFQSHFPNLNVDYLLLDTEQIDFDSYLDADLIIIGGGNTEKYIATYVNQEFKKYIDHMLKKEAKIIGFSAGALLLGEKVYVSPNDNSDHQIKIKDGLGLFNQFLISVHYDSWNDKANRDKAEELVNVPIIPLNDHSCLVLDKLGNIIEKID
- the aac(6') gene encoding aminoglycoside 6'-N-acetyltransferase; this translates as MDGITNDSIKTAKLMKQLWPQLTDKEAIDEVKKYTNGKNTAIFTEVEGDTIVGLALCSLRFDYVEGCKYSPVGFLEGIIVDEEYRLKDIAKNLCTKCEEWAKNKGCKEFASDCTLTNTDSIRFHLNIGFQEANRIIHFKKKL
- a CDS encoding TfoX/Sxy family protein, translating into MSSSKEYLDFILEQLSELEEISYRAMMGEYIIYYRGKIIGGIYDDRFLVKPVKSAIAYMPNAKYELPYDGAKEMLLVDDVDNKEYLTGLFNSMYDELPAPKPKKKK
- a CDS encoding recombinase family protein, which gives rise to MSNNVEIIKANPLVTRRNDNSGSLSRRVAAYCRVSSDSDDQKNSYDSQVRHYREYISQHQDWNLVDIYADEGISGTQVGKRQDFQRLISDCLDGKIDYIITKAIARFARNTLDTLKYVRLLKDKQIGVFFEEENIDTLTMDGELLLTILSSVAQQEVENTSAHVKKGLKMKMQRGELIGFQGCLGYDYNQDTKSISINEKEAKIVRYIFERYIDGIGGRAIARELDELGYKTPRGLDHWQDTTVLGIIKNEKYKGDILMGKTFTVDPISKRRLINFGEEDKYYIKNNHDAIISPEIFTQAQEIRLRRSGNKKTIANTKGKRERYSRMYPFSSRLECGFCGTVLSRRSWHSSSEYKKIIWHCTTSIKRGKKYCTHSKGIEEKAIENAFLQSYQQLFYENHNLTEDFLEIIKEELTDDTLKVELNKIVSKLNSLYKKEEKLVSMNLDGKISDSVYEDKFNQIQIEKEKLLEEKVNLEVTLKSEVDIKSRLENFKEILTSQKTLTEFDKDIFESIVEKIIVGGINSDGEIDPAMLTIIFKTGDSSTKDAKSYKSKRKNAKIENDKLCFNAVTDDEKKCTNKGNSAC
- a CDS encoding helix-turn-helix domain-containing protein, with translation MYRRLRDLREDHDLTQKQIAKILSFTNSAYAKIERGEHALTADVLVTLSNFYDVSTDYLLGLTDFPDKIRFRK
- a CDS encoding ATP-binding cassette domain-containing protein produces the protein MTTLLELKKLDFAYVKDSKILDNIDLILNQNKVYGLIGKNGAGKTTLIKTLSSVFNNNVFTMKYFKFFDKEVQLSSEFYRQNKYTVFTESESFLNWTFLQYLEMVCQLYNCSIERRRLEFLVNGFKFEEYCQKEIRDLSTGNKKKVFLIVGLYLRRPLLILDEPFDGLDFESTEFLYKMLLEYKQYGTVLLSTHFAESVVRVCDYLYILENAHINLFQGNVSEWLESIRK
- a CDS encoding radical SAM protein — encoded protein: MYLVLDNQVTIYQTKGDYNVIVEKIDANKRKQFDYFTVNKTGKLLLEAINGKQNMEEFIENFIDTYNLVEDDRNWIETFLNEMMKKGAIALKESPEITNLPLYIYGNSRLISPLHVTVEITEKCNLYCAHCYLNASCNKTTAIDYEGFKSLVKKLKASNVLSIEITGGEVFMNKDAEKILELAFNEFSRVALLTNGTILKKSSLSLLEKNKDKLVMSISLDSVREELHDKFRGMRGSFRSTCKNIRRLTEAGIHVRVASSIFDENMWEVDKLAELAIELGAELFVYNFVENFGRGTDFNKNSSTKFSKEYSRYLSETVFKYRALIPIIESEDYLKSSSNCGAGTNTILIGADGNLRPCPIFPKNKIFKNINDGSMEEIFSDDVYQKISNIYPPSDENGCSKSCPNYSNCFGCYMKGLESNVDKAPEQYCSWITYNKLEKFMEQYKGGKVIE